From Aptenodytes patagonicus chromosome 1, bAptPat1.pri.cur, whole genome shotgun sequence, one genomic window encodes:
- the MMP7 gene encoding matrilysin: MLYLLLCAAILLPGRLAFPAQLKPESWSNADFENVKAYLDKFFPLLTKTQSLSLEERIKEMQRFFHLTVTGKLNAETEEIMKQPRCGVPDIAGYKTFPGNPRWKKTHLTYKIVNYTPDLPQKKVDDAIRRAFMVWSDVTPLQFRRVFKGHADIVIGFARREHGDGYPFDGRGNTLAHAFAPGEGLGGDAHFDDDERWSESNREVNLFLVAAHEFGHSLGLAHSNVREALMYPIYSYVNPATFRLSEDDRRGIQKLYGRKSSNS; encoded by the exons ATGCTGTACCTCCTACTTTGTGCTGCCATCCTCCTACCTGGGAGACTTGCTTTTCCAGCACAACTTAAACCAGAATCATGGAGCAACGCAGACTTTGAGAATGTAAAG gcATATCTTGATAAATTCTTTCCACTTCTTACAAAAACACAAAGCCTAAGCTTAGAAGAGAGGATTAAAGAAATGCAGAGGTTTTTCCACCTGACTGTAACTggaaaattaaatgcagaaacagaagaaataatgaaaCAGCCCAGATGTGGAGTCCCTGATATAGCAGGTTACAAAACATTTCCTGGAAATCCAAGATGGAAAAAGACACATTTGACTTACAA GATTGTCAATTATACACCTGATCTACCCCAAAAGAAAGTGGATGATGCAATTAGAAGGGCTTTTATGGTATGGAGTGATGTGACTCCACTGCAGTTCCGAAGAGTATTCAAGGGACATGCAGACATTGTGATTGGATTTGCACGTCGTG agCATGGTGATGGATATCCTTTTGATGGAAGAGGTAACACACTAGCTCATGCGTTTGCACCTGGAGAAGGGCTGGGTGGAGATGCTCATTTTGATGATGATGAAAGGTGGTCAGAGTCCAATCGAG AAGTTAATTTGTTCCTTGTTGCTGCTCATGAATTTGGCCATTCTTTGGGACTTGCTCATTCAAATGTCCGTGAAGCTCTGATGTACCCTATCTACTCATATGTGAACCCAGCAACCTTCAGACTTTCAGAGGACGATAGGCGAGGAATTCAGAAATTATATG GGAGAAAGTCATCAAACTCTTGA